A single region of the Methanomicrobia archaeon genome encodes:
- a CDS encoding NAAT family transporter, whose product METLAFFIYAFTSFFIIVNPIGGLITFISLTARVSAAERLVIAKRAVTVACVLAIFFAFAGELILRIFGVTVDSLRVAGGVLLFIVAIDMVLARISRESMTEEEIRDAARRDDIAIFPIATPLLTGPGAITTVIVIIRTGHTLDLKFIAIGAIILTFVFSYLIFRYAGQIYKLLGVTGSLVITRVMGLLLGAIAVNFIATGIWNLYRSLLAAA is encoded by the coding sequence ATGGAAACACTGGCCTTCTTTATCTATGCCTTCACCTCCTTCTTCATCATCGTCAATCCCATCGGTGGGCTCATCACCTTTATCTCGTTAACCGCACGAGTGAGTGCGGCCGAACGCCTGGTGATCGCCAAACGCGCGGTGACCGTCGCCTGTGTTCTGGCCATCTTCTTCGCATTCGCCGGCGAGTTGATCTTGCGGATCTTCGGTGTGACCGTGGATTCCTTACGGGTGGCAGGTGGCGTCTTACTCTTCATCGTCGCGATCGACATGGTCCTGGCGAGAATCTCGCGAGAGAGTATGACCGAGGAGGAGATTCGGGATGCCGCGCGGCGCGATGACATCGCGATCTTTCCGATCGCCACGCCCCTGCTCACCGGCCCGGGCGCCATAACGACCGTCATTGTCATCATTCGAACCGGTCATACGCTGGACTTGAAGTTCATCGCGATCGGTGCCATCATTCTCACCTTTGTGTTCTCCTACCTTATCTTCCGATACGCCGGTCAGATCTATAAGCTTCTGGGCGTGACGGGCTCGTTGGTGATCACGCGGGTAATGGGCCTGTTGCTGGGCGCGATCGCGGTCAACTTTATAGCAACGGGAATCTGGAACCTCTACCGGTCGCTGCTGGCGGCCGCATAG
- a CDS encoding methyltransferase domain-containing protein, producing the protein MNKGEAGIKEKAISRQRKAREKKTLGPVANLEAHVSPDWWRHLFNSLYLKTDADVVDDPRVTGKEVEFVSDLLRLAPDERILDLCCGQGRHSLELARRGYRNVEGLDRSHFLIHRARTQARKAGLSLRFREGDARRLPYASDSFDAVMLLGNSFGYFETVHDDLRVLKEIFRVLKPWGRFLIDVADGAYLREHFQPRSWEWIDKNLFVCRERSLTLDDQRLISREVVTHVNKGVIVDQLYAERLYTRESLNELLKSAGFSDIRFHGEFLSDSDRNQDLGMMERRIIVTAAVRKEWAAVKKRTRRGIRHVVVVMGDPSKPDTVKPCCVFDDDDLYTIDQLKGSLRELKDFRFSYLANHNMLIQDLIKHEAKLDFVLNLCDEGFENDAKKELHVPALLELLGIPYTGSGPQCLAFCFDKSLVRGIAQEMGIPVPKALFIKPEDTTFELHVDFPVLVKPNFGDSSFGITQRNVCYDPEELTNAIAEIRERFGYEKPILVEEFLTGQDLSMGIIGNPPESYTVLPIIEEDYSALPEGLPRICGYEAKWLPESPYWKIRSIPAELPEEVERRLVEWSVKLFERLECRDYARFDWRLNAQGNPKLLEVNPNPGWCWDGHLAKMSAIAGMSYAAMLEAILKAAEARIFQHKDEKMALSAPAPQDVECVDGL; encoded by the coding sequence ATGAATAAAGGAGAAGCGGGCATAAAAGAAAAGGCGATTTCACGGCAGAGGAAAGCACGAGAAAAGAAGACACTGGGCCCCGTAGCGAATTTGGAGGCTCATGTGAGTCCTGATTGGTGGCGGCACCTCTTCAATTCGCTCTACTTGAAGACCGATGCGGACGTCGTTGATGATCCACGCGTCACCGGAAAGGAAGTCGAATTCGTTTCAGACCTGCTCCGGCTTGCACCTGACGAGCGGATCCTGGATCTCTGCTGTGGTCAGGGCCGGCATTCATTGGAGCTGGCTCGGCGCGGGTACCGGAACGTTGAGGGACTTGATCGCTCACATTTCCTCATTCACCGAGCACGAACGCAGGCGAGGAAGGCGGGTCTCTCATTGCGGTTCCGCGAGGGTGATGCGCGACGACTCCCGTATGCTTCGGATTCTTTTGATGCGGTGATGCTGTTGGGCAACAGTTTCGGGTACTTTGAGACGGTCCACGACGACCTACGGGTATTGAAGGAGATCTTCAGGGTGTTGAAGCCCTGGGGGCGGTTCCTTATTGATGTGGCGGATGGTGCGTATCTCCGTGAGCACTTCCAGCCGCGATCCTGGGAATGGATCGATAAGAACCTCTTCGTCTGTCGTGAACGCTCGCTCACACTGGATGACCAGCGCTTGATCTCACGAGAGGTGGTGACGCACGTGAACAAAGGCGTGATTGTTGACCAACTCTATGCAGAGCGGCTCTACACACGGGAGAGCCTCAATGAGCTCTTGAAGAGCGCAGGCTTCAGTGATATCCGATTCCATGGTGAGTTCCTCTCCGATTCCGACCGAAATCAGGATCTCGGGATGATGGAGCGGCGCATCATCGTCACTGCCGCGGTTAGAAAGGAGTGGGCCGCGGTGAAGAAGAGAACGCGCCGTGGGATCAGGCATGTGGTGGTCGTCATGGGCGATCCCAGCAAGCCGGACACGGTCAAGCCCTGCTGTGTCTTCGATGACGATGATCTCTACACCATCGATCAATTAAAAGGTTCCTTACGGGAATTGAAGGATTTCCGGTTCAGTTATCTCGCCAATCATAACATGCTCATCCAGGATTTGATAAAGCATGAAGCGAAGCTGGATTTCGTCCTCAATCTCTGCGACGAAGGATTTGAGAACGATGCGAAGAAGGAGCTGCACGTTCCCGCGCTCCTTGAGTTGCTCGGTATTCCGTATACCGGCTCGGGGCCGCAGTGTCTCGCGTTCTGCTTTGATAAATCACTGGTACGTGGAATCGCGCAGGAGATGGGCATCCCGGTGCCCAAAGCGCTCTTCATCAAGCCTGAGGACACGACCTTCGAGTTGCACGTCGACTTTCCCGTACTCGTCAAGCCGAACTTCGGCGACTCCAGCTTCGGCATTACGCAGCGGAATGTATGTTATGATCCGGAAGAGCTGACGAATGCGATTGCCGAGATCCGCGAGCGGTTCGGCTATGAGAAGCCGATCCTTGTGGAGGAGTTTCTCACCGGTCAAGACTTGAGCATGGGTATCATCGGCAATCCGCCCGAATCGTACACCGTGCTCCCCATCATCGAGGAAGATTACTCGGCACTCCCGGAAGGCCTGCCCCGGATCTGTGGCTATGAGGCGAAATGGCTGCCCGAGTCGCCCTACTGGAAAATCCGCTCGATTCCCGCAGAGCTCCCGGAAGAGGTTGAACGTAGGCTCGTGGAATGGTCAGTGAAGCTCTTTGAGCGATTGGAATGCCGCGATTATGCGCGCTTCGACTGGCGCCTCAATGCGCAGGGCAATCCCAAGCTTTTGGAAGTGAATCCCAATCCCGGCTGGTGCTGGGACGGGCATCTGGCGAAGATGAGCGCGATTGCCGGTATGAGCTATGCAGCAATGCTGGAAGCAATCCTGAAAGCAGCAGAAGCGCGCATATTCCAGCATAAGGATGAGAAGATGGCGCTGAGCGCCCCCGCGCCTCAGGATGTAGAATGCGTCGATGGTCTCTGA
- a CDS encoding class I SAM-dependent methyltransferase has product MEKKLYYLPVYYDIAFSYDLTGELHFFTACFEAYADITVRRILEPACGSGRLLLPLAAHGYHILGYDISEEMVAYTRDKIEQAGLNGHAEVVVGDMRTRKFKDTFDAALNLLNTIGYLISDADIKKHFKAVSHSLRRGGIYIVELACAPLNPKTEEQPDDTWVAERDGVTVQTTWRTERYDYVRKRKYNICKMSVVDRPREKKFMFIEPHILRLWFAEDVKQLSAAGGFVLKAIYNPGFDRLPLDAPLTGELGNLYFILKKE; this is encoded by the coding sequence ATGGAGAAGAAGTTATACTATCTTCCCGTCTATTACGATATTGCATTTTCCTACGATCTCACCGGGGAGTTGCACTTTTTTACCGCGTGCTTCGAGGCATACGCGGACATTACGGTGCGCAGAATCCTGGAGCCCGCCTGTGGGAGTGGTCGTCTGTTACTGCCACTGGCGGCGCATGGCTATCATATCCTCGGCTATGATATCAGTGAGGAGATGGTCGCGTACACGCGTGACAAGATCGAGCAAGCGGGTCTCAACGGTCACGCCGAGGTGGTTGTCGGCGATATGCGAACGCGGAAATTTAAGGATACGTTCGATGCCGCACTCAATCTCCTGAATACCATCGGCTACCTCATCTCGGATGCGGACATTAAAAAACATTTCAAAGCGGTCTCGCACTCGCTCCGACGCGGCGGGATCTATATCGTAGAACTCGCCTGCGCACCCTTGAATCCGAAAACGGAGGAGCAGCCGGATGATACCTGGGTCGCCGAACGAGACGGCGTGACGGTGCAGACAACCTGGCGCACTGAGCGCTATGATTACGTACGCAAGCGGAAATACAACATCTGCAAGATGAGCGTCGTGGACAGGCCCCGGGAGAAGAAGTTCATGTTCATCGAGCCGCACATCCTGCGATTGTGGTTCGCCGAGGACGTGAAGCAGTTGAGTGCCGCGGGTGGCTTTGTCCTGAAGGCGATTTATAATCCGGGCTTTGACCGCTTACCGCTCGATGCGCCCCTTACTGGTGAGCTGGGCAATCTTTACTTCATTCTGAAGAAGGAATGA
- a CDS encoding anion transporter, producing MLALLTLGAVFILIAIRRIGSFSLQIWQIMLLGAVMVLITGQISPADALRAVNLEIILFLFGVFTIGQALEESGYLSQLAAALFGRAKSVDQLVLAILLGFGLLSTLLMNDTMAIIGTPVVLLLARQHGLAAKPLLMTLAFAITIGSVMSPIGNPQNLLIAVTLTNPFITFFRHLAVPTLINLLVAYLVLKYAFRTELAGRPLLISSPDVIKDYKLARLAQVSLALMLILIAAKIALGFTHLPIDLRLTDIALIAAVPVLLSEKRVKLIREIDWYTLIFFIALFILMQSVWDSGVFQSLLAHFQLDITTPPVIMTISVLLSQLISNVPLVALYLPLLIHAGATPEGLLALAAGSTIAGNLLILGAASNVIIIQHAERSGETLSFVEFAKVGIPLASVNILVYALVLL from the coding sequence ATGCTCGCACTCCTTACGCTCGGTGCAGTCTTTATCCTGATTGCGATACGGCGGATCGGCTCCTTCAGCCTGCAGATCTGGCAGATTATGCTCCTGGGAGCGGTCATGGTGCTCATCACCGGGCAGATCTCACCTGCTGATGCGCTGCGGGCTGTTAATCTCGAGATCATCTTGTTTTTATTCGGCGTCTTCACGATCGGCCAGGCCCTGGAAGAGAGTGGCTATCTCTCGCAGCTCGCCGCGGCACTCTTTGGGCGAGCAAAATCGGTGGATCAACTCGTTCTTGCGATTCTTCTCGGGTTCGGGTTGCTCTCCACACTGCTCATGAACGATACGATGGCGATAATAGGAACCCCGGTCGTTCTGTTGCTTGCGCGGCAGCATGGCCTGGCGGCGAAGCCGCTCCTCATGACCCTCGCGTTTGCGATTACCATTGGTAGCGTGATGAGCCCGATCGGCAATCCCCAGAATCTCCTGATCGCCGTTACGCTCACCAATCCGTTCATCACCTTCTTCAGGCATCTCGCAGTCCCGACCCTCATCAATCTACTCGTGGCGTATCTCGTCCTGAAATACGCCTTTCGTACCGAGTTAGCGGGAAGACCGCTGCTTATAAGTTCCCCGGACGTTATTAAGGATTACAAACTCGCCCGGTTAGCTCAAGTCTCACTCGCGCTCATGCTGATCCTGATCGCCGCGAAAATAGCCCTGGGGTTTACCCACCTGCCGATCGATCTCCGGCTGACCGATATCGCCCTGATTGCTGCTGTGCCCGTGCTCCTGAGTGAGAAACGCGTGAAGCTCATCCGGGAGATCGACTGGTACACGCTCATCTTCTTTATTGCGCTCTTCATTTTGATGCAAAGTGTCTGGGACAGCGGCGTCTTTCAATCGCTCCTTGCCCACTTCCAACTCGACATCACGACCCCACCCGTAATCATGACGATAAGCGTCCTCCTCTCGCAGCTGATCTCGAACGTACCCCTCGTAGCGCTCTATCTCCCCCTGCTGATCCACGCGGGAGCGACACCTGAAGGGCTCTTAGCTCTGGCCGCGGGCAGCACCATCGCGGGTAACCTGCTCATTCTGGGTGCTGCGTCCAATGTCATCATTATCCAGCATGCAGAGCGGAGCGGAGAAACGCTATCCTTCGTCGAATTTGCAAAGGTCGGCATACCACTCGCGAGTGTTAATATTCTCGTCTATGCTCTAGTTCTCTTGTGA
- the glgP gene encoding alpha-glucan family phosphorylase — protein sequence MVRGNRSLLEGYFHIAFFSMEIGVNPKIPTYSGGLGILAGDILRSCADLNVPIVAMTLASNKGHIAQKLDAKGNQTEFFKGWRIDDFATLKPGKICVPIEGRDVSVQAWEYKLTGREGHQLPVYFLDTNLYENTEADREITSYLYGGDERYRLAQEIVLGIGGVRMLDALGQHNISKYHLNEGHSALAVLELSKKTKQEHPQYTHEQLLEAIRDRCVFTTHTPVPAGHDKFAASLVEQLLGTYCDAVGLKYICNGSPLNMTLLALEHSGYINGVAKRHEEISRDMFPGYPIDSITNGVHHVFWTAEPFRTLYDSHISGWRKDPFNLRYVVQIPLEEIREAHRAAKKRLIDFVNARHDAGMTYDACTLGFARRMTRYKRPHLLFTNTRWLAAIAKQVGPIQVIMAGKAHPKDTFGKDLIRQIFAAIEELAGEVKIVFLEDYDMELALLLTSGVDIWLNTPKIPCEASGTSGMKACLNGIPSLSVLDGWWVEGCVEDVTGWAIETKVANVCELQMDDAEEAESLYRKLEEVVIPLYYAQERDGWAQIMRYAIAFNGSFFNSHRMVQQYLLNAYFA from the coding sequence ATGGTTCGCGGTAACCGTTCATTATTAGAAGGATATTTCCACATCGCGTTCTTCAGCATGGAGATCGGCGTCAATCCAAAGATACCAACGTACAGCGGCGGGCTGGGTATACTGGCCGGCGACATCCTCAGATCGTGCGCCGATCTGAACGTCCCGATCGTCGCTATGACGCTCGCCAGTAACAAAGGGCATATCGCCCAGAAATTGGATGCCAAGGGTAATCAGACCGAGTTCTTCAAAGGTTGGCGGATCGATGACTTCGCCACGCTCAAACCGGGGAAGATATGCGTGCCCATCGAGGGCCGGGACGTCAGTGTGCAGGCATGGGAGTATAAGCTGACGGGCCGGGAGGGGCATCAACTTCCCGTCTACTTCCTGGATACCAACCTCTACGAGAATACCGAGGCGGACCGGGAGATCACCTCGTACCTGTACGGTGGCGATGAGCGCTACCGGCTGGCGCAGGAGATCGTGCTCGGCATCGGTGGGGTACGGATGCTCGATGCACTGGGGCAGCATAATATCAGCAAATATCACCTGAATGAAGGCCATTCGGCGCTCGCCGTTCTGGAGTTGTCGAAGAAGACGAAACAGGAGCATCCGCAGTATACGCATGAGCAGCTGCTCGAGGCCATACGCGATAGATGCGTTTTTACCACACACACGCCCGTGCCCGCGGGCCACGATAAGTTCGCCGCTTCGCTGGTCGAGCAACTCCTGGGCACCTATTGCGATGCGGTAGGGCTGAAGTATATCTGTAACGGGAGCCCGCTCAATATGACCTTGCTCGCGCTGGAGCACAGCGGGTATATTAACGGCGTGGCCAAACGGCACGAGGAGATCTCACGTGATATGTTCCCGGGCTATCCCATCGATTCGATCACGAACGGTGTGCACCACGTCTTCTGGACTGCGGAACCGTTCAGGACGCTGTATGATAGTCACATCAGCGGATGGCGCAAGGACCCTTTCAACCTGCGCTATGTGGTCCAAATCCCTCTGGAGGAGATACGGGAGGCGCATCGCGCGGCAAAGAAGCGCTTGATCGATTTCGTCAACGCACGGCACGATGCGGGCATGACCTATGATGCCTGCACCCTGGGCTTTGCGCGGCGAATGACGCGGTATAAACGCCCGCATCTCCTGTTCACCAATACCCGGTGGCTCGCTGCGATCGCGAAGCAGGTCGGTCCGATTCAGGTGATCATGGCCGGGAAGGCGCATCCGAAGGATACGTTCGGCAAGGATTTGATACGGCAGATCTTCGCGGCGATCGAGGAATTGGCGGGCGAGGTGAAGATCGTGTTCCTGGAGGATTACGATATGGAGCTCGCGCTGTTGCTCACATCGGGCGTTGACATCTGGCTCAATACCCCGAAGATACCCTGCGAAGCCTCAGGCACGAGCGGTATGAAGGCGTGCCTCAACGGCATTCCGAGCCTGAGTGTGCTCGACGGGTGGTGGGTTGAAGGCTGCGTCGAGGATGTCACCGGCTGGGCGATCGAGACGAAGGTAGCGAATGTCTGCGAGCTGCAGATGGATGACGCGGAAGAGGCTGAAAGCCTGTACAGGAAGCTGGAAGAGGTGGTCATACCCCTCTATTATGCTCAAGAGCGCGACGGCTGGGCTCAGATCATGCGCTACGCCATCGCTTTCAACGGCTCGTTCTTCAACTCGCATCGCATGGTGCAGCAGTATCTCCTCAATGCGTATTTCGCCTAG
- a CDS encoding mechanosensitive ion channel, with translation MADTSLVDVPLKTIDQSTILTVILIILIAYFITREIGILLTWIAERAGVRRITVKMLLPLLKFSIYGVATYFILASILQLTSTQLVAFSGVLGAVLGFGLKDLFADIIGGLVISVEKPYQIGDKVHFGGYYGEVTDIGIRATRLVTPDDNLVSVPNYLIFTQAVASASSGTPKMMVVIDLFIDPDSDAATSMAILKEAAVTSRYVYVSRKHPYTVLLKDFPYYRRLRARAYVLDLRYEFEFESEVTRRAWCAFEKRDIQPPRAPIMGEQQTGKPDAGSGTA, from the coding sequence ATGGCAGATACCAGTCTGGTGGATGTGCCGCTCAAGACCATTGATCAGAGTACGATCCTGACCGTGATTCTGATCATTCTGATTGCGTACTTCATCACCCGTGAAATCGGGATCCTTCTCACCTGGATCGCGGAACGTGCAGGTGTACGGCGAATAACCGTGAAGATGCTCCTACCGCTCCTGAAATTCAGCATCTATGGCGTTGCCACGTACTTCATCCTGGCCTCAATTCTGCAACTCACGTCAACCCAGCTGGTAGCGTTCTCCGGGGTGCTTGGTGCCGTCCTGGGCTTTGGACTCAAGGATCTCTTCGCCGACATCATTGGCGGGCTCGTCATCTCCGTTGAGAAACCGTACCAGATTGGGGACAAGGTGCATTTCGGGGGGTATTACGGCGAGGTGACGGACATCGGGATCCGTGCGACGCGCCTCGTAACGCCCGACGATAATCTCGTCTCCGTCCCCAATTATCTCATCTTCACCCAGGCCGTCGCGAGTGCCAGCTCGGGGACGCCGAAGATGATGGTGGTTATCGACCTCTTCATTGACCCCGATTCTGATGCCGCCACCAGCATGGCGATTCTGAAAGAGGCTGCGGTCACCTCGCGGTACGTGTATGTCTCCCGGAAACATCCGTACACGGTATTATTGAAGGATTTCCCCTACTACCGGCGGCTCCGTGCCCGGGCCTATGTCCTGGATCTCCGGTATGAGTTCGAGTTCGAGTCCGAGGTCACGCGGCGCGCATGGTGTGCATTTGAGAAGCGGGACATACAACCGCCGCGAGCACCGATCATGGGCGAGCAGCAGACGGGCAAGCCTGACGCTGGTTCCGGGACTGCATAA